The DNA sequence TCCTGCCGCGGGGACGGCAGCCGGTCCCGGCCGCCGCCGCCTTCGCCGGGCTGCTCACCGGCTCCGCACGGCGTCCGTCGCTGCCGGCGCACGCCCGGTGGGCGCCACCGGACGGGGCATCCGGCACCGGCGACGGGAGCTAGCGGACGTCAGCGGCGGCGGGGACGGCCCGCAGCGAGCCCGGCGACACCCCGGCCAGGGCGCGGACCTCGCGGGACAGGTGGGGCTGGTCGGCGTAGCCGGTGCGGGCGGCGACCTCGGCCGGGGCGACGCCGTCGTACAGCAGGGCCGCTGCGGCCCGGAAACGCAGCACCCGCCGCGCGACGGCCGGTCCGTAGCCGAGGGTGGCGACGCAGCGCCGGTGCAGCGTGCGGGCGGTGACGCCGAGCCGGTCGGCCAGCTCGGCGGCGGGCACACCCCCGGCCAGGGCGCGCAGCGCGGCGTGGGGCAGCGGAGCGGGCGTCCGGTGGTCCACGGCGGCCATGCGCAGGGCGAGTGCCAGCCGGGCGAGCCACACGAGACCGCCGCTGCCCGTGTCGCCGGGGTCGCCGGTCCCGGGGACGGCGGGTCGGAGCAGCCGGCGCCGTCCGGGGTCGAGCACCTCGGGGAGGGGGACGCGGCGGTCGCGCAGCACGTCCGCCGGGACGCCCAGCAGCGCCGGGAGGGCGCCGGGACGGAACCGCAGGCCGGTGGTCACCCCGCCCGCGGGCGAGGCGGCGAGGTGCGCGGTGGTGTCCGGTCCGGCGACGACGAGGTCACCACCGGACAGGAGGAGGTCCATGCAGCCGTCGGGCAGCACCCGCTGGGTGTGCGGATCGGCACCCGAGCGCGCCTGCCAGGCCACCTCGACGACGGCGCGCAGCGGTCCGGTCGGGGGCGTCTCGGCGTAGCTGCGCACGGCGGCAGCCTACGGACGCGGCACGGCCCCGGTGCCGGCGTCGCCGGTCCGGGGCCGTGGCCGCGTGAGTGGAGCTCAGGAGGCGCGCAGGACCGCCTCGATCTCCAGCTCGACGCTGACCTTGTCGCCGACCACGACGCCGCCGCCGTCCATCGGCGTCTCGATGTCGACGCCGAACTCCGAGCGCTTGATGGTGGTGGTCGCGGTGAAGCCGGCGCGGGTGCCGCCGTAGGCGTCCGGGCCGAAGCCGTTGACCTCGAGGGCGAACTCGACGGGGCGGGTGACGCCCTTGATCGTCAGGTCGCCGGCGAGGACGTAGTCGTCGCCGCCCTTCGCGACGAGGCCGGTGGAGCGGAAGGTCCACTCCGGGTACTTCTCCACGTCGAAGAAGTCGGCGGAGCGGATGTGGCCGTCGCGCTGCTCCTGGCCGGTCGTGATCGAGGTGGCGTCCACGGTCGCGGTCACGCTGGAGTCCTGGAAGCGCTCAGCGGTGACGAGCTCCCCGGTCACGCCGGTGAAGCGGCCCCGGACCTTGCTGACCATCATGTGACGGACGGAGAAGGAGACGTCGGAGTGCGCAGCGTCGATGTCCCAGGTGCCGACGACGTAGCCGGGGATGGCGGTGGCGGTGGTCATGATCTCTCCCGGAGAACTAGTTGAACTCTCACTTGTTGAGAGCGATGCTAGAACTAACGGATCGCACGTCAAGATGTTTCGGAGGGTGCTGTGGGTCACACACGCTGGCTCGACGACGAGGAGCAGCGCACCTGGCGCGCCTTCCTGGCCGCGCAGCGGCTGGTCTCGGAGAAGGTCGAGCGACGGCTGCAGTCCGGGGCCGGGATGCCCCAGGCCTACTACGAGATCTTGGTCCGGCTGTCCGAGGCGCCGGAGCGGACCCTGCGGATGAGCGTCCTCGCGGACTCCGCGCTGTCCTCGCGCAGCCGGGTGTCGCACGCGGTGGCCCGGATGGAGGAGGCGGGCTGGATCGAACGGCGGTCGTGCCCCACCGACCGGCGTGGCCAGCTGGCCAACCTGACCGACCGCGGCTTCGAGGTCCTGGCCGGCGCCGCACCGGACCACGTCGAGAGCGTCCGCGAGGCGGTGTTCGACGGCCTGACCCCTGCTCAGCAGGCCGGGTTGCGCGAGGCCTGCGAGGCCGTCGTCGCCCACCTGTCCGGTGGCGGGGAGTGGCCGGTGACCCGGGA is a window from the Pseudonocardia sp. HH130629-09 genome containing:
- a CDS encoding AraC family transcriptional regulator, producing the protein MRSYAETPPTGPLRAVVEVAWQARSGADPHTQRVLPDGCMDLLLSGGDLVVAGPDTTAHLAASPAGGVTTGLRFRPGALPALLGVPADVLRDRRVPLPEVLDPGRRRLLRPAVPGTGDPGDTGSGGLVWLARLALALRMAAVDHRTPAPLPHAALRALAGGVPAAELADRLGVTARTLHRRCVATLGYGPAVARRVLRFRAAAALLYDGVAPAEVAARTGYADQPHLSREVRALAGVSPGSLRAVPAAADVR
- a CDS encoding YceI family protein; protein product: MTTATAIPGYVVGTWDIDAAHSDVSFSVRHMMVSKVRGRFTGVTGELVTAERFQDSSVTATVDATSITTGQEQRDGHIRSADFFDVEKYPEWTFRSTGLVAKGGDDYVLAGDLTIKGVTRPVEFALEVNGFGPDAYGGTRAGFTATTTIKRSEFGVDIETPMDGGGVVVGDKVSVELEIEAVLRAS
- a CDS encoding MarR family winged helix-turn-helix transcriptional regulator, which translates into the protein MGHTRWLDDEEQRTWRAFLAAQRLVSEKVERRLQSGAGMPQAYYEILVRLSEAPERTLRMSVLADSALSSRSRVSHAVARMEEAGWIERRSCPTDRRGQLANLTDRGFEVLAGAAPDHVESVREAVFDGLTPAQQAGLREACEAVVAHLSGGGEWPVTRDSGPDGPSPAQAS